CTCGTGGTTGACGAACCGCGTCTCGGTGGAATCGTTGGAAAGGAATTTCTTACGCGCGGGAAGATTGCCGAAAAGGTCTCTGACGATGACTGTAGTGCCCGTATTCATGCCGGTTTCGGTGAACGACTTGAATTCGCCGAACGCGGTCTCCATACGATACCCGGACTGGGTATGCCTGAGACGCGACAGGATGCTCACGTCGGCGACCTCCGCGATACTGGAGAGCGCCTCACCACGGAAGCCGAGCGTCCGAAGCGCGACAATATCGTCGAATGTGCCTATTTTACTGGTGGTGTGATTTTTCGTGCATAATTCGAGGTCGCCCTTCTCCATCCCGGAGCCGTCGTCCTGCACCTCGATAATCTGCTTGCCCCCGCCGCCGATCGCGACCTTGATAACAGTCGCCCCCGCGTCGAGAGAATTGTCGATCAGTTCCCGCACAATAGACGCGGGACGGTCGATCACCTCGCCTGCCGCGATCTTGACGACCGTGTTGTAATCGAGCGTCCTTATGACCCCCACAACTCGTTCCTGCGGTTGAACTTAATCGAAAGAATGATTCCGATAATTCCCAGCAGGAGCATTGGCAGGCTCAAGATCATCCCCATCGTGAGCCAGTCCCCGAACAGGTAACCGAGCTGCGCGTCGGGCTGACGGAAATTTTCCGCGACAAAACGCGCGAGACCGTAACCGGTCAGGAAAATGGAGAGCATCAGGCCGCGCGGTTTGTTTTTCACCAGCTTGAACACGAGAAACATAACTGTGAAAAGGATCAGACCCTCCATCAGCATTTCGTATATCTGGGACGGGTGACGCGGGAGGTTGATCTGCGTCTGCCCGGGCTGTATCGGGATACCGACCTTTCTTGCCATCGCCACTACCCATGCCTCTGACGTCGAGTATAGCGACGGGCCGGGATTCCCTATCTCGGGCTTAGGCCCGAAAAGCATCCCCCACGGAGCGTCGGTAGCGTTACCCCACAACTCCCCGTTGACAAAATTCCCCCATCGCCCGAAGAACAGCGCAAGCGGTAACGGGACGAGGAAAACATCCGCGAGATCGAGGAAATTTTTCTTCTTGACACGCATATAAATCCATGCGGCGAGCATCGAGAAAATAAATCCGCCGTGGAACGACATCCCGCCCTTCCAGACCATAAATATTTCGAGGGGGTTCTGGATATAATAGCCGAGGTTATAGAAGAGGATATACCCTAACCTTCCGCCGACCAGTACGCCGAGGATGACGACGAAAAGGATGTCGCCCATTTCCTCGATCTTCATCTTTATCACGCCTTTTTTGATATAATGCTTATAGAACAGGTATGCCAATAAAAACCCCACGACATACATCATACTATACCATCGTATAGCGAAGCTCTCCGTGATCGGGAGGATAACGGGGTTTATAACAGGCTGATGGAGAAACGCGAACATGGAATACTCCTTATCAGTAAAAAGTAAAAAGTTACAGGTAACAAGCGAGAGAAGGAAGTAAAACTAAATACCTAGGATTACTTATTCCCGGACAATACCCTGTAATTTTCGGATACTCATTTTAGCGGAAATCGACAAAAATGACAAACTATCGACCGGTTTCTGTTTAGCCGTTTCGGCTGCGTTCAACGACCGGGAATTTTAACAATTCCTCGTCATCGCGGCCGGCAGAGCGAGCGAAGCCGAGGTATAAAAAAAGGCCGCTCCCGAAGGAACGGCCCGAATTGTATAAATTGTTGAATTAGAAGGCGAAACCGAGGTTTACACCATACATAACACCGCCGTAGGAAGGCGTTGTCCAACCGGTACCCCAAGTGGAGGTTCCGAGACCGAAAGCAATATTATAACCGACAAATGGTTCGAGATAGAAACCGTTGTTGCCTGAGAAGAACCACTTGTACCCGACTTCCAACGGAATATTGATAACTAACGAACTCCAAGTAGTTCCCCAATAATTTCCGCTCCAGATCTGTACGCCTGCACCCGCGCCTGCCCAAAGACCGCCGAGAGGATCAGCTTTTCCGAAATTGAAGCTGCCATCCGCAAGATAGTAATGCAGCATCGCGCCAACTCCGATGTAGGACCACCCGTAAGCAGAAGTGCCAATGCCCCAACTCCATGAGTAAAACTCAACAGGAATGTACAAGGACATAGCGCCGCCAAGAGTGAATTCAACGGAACCCGCAAGACCGATACCACCGGTAAGAAGAGGAACTATGGTAGCGAACGGGTTGATCGAAATAGCAACCGAAGCATTCCCCTTACTAGGCGCCATAACACTCAAAGAAACAGCAAGTGCAATCACAGCCATCAAAACTAAAGGCTTACGCATGTAATACCCTCCTAAAAATAGTTACAATATGATAGAACGTATTTTGTAAATTGTCAAGTAAACTCTCACAATATAACCATTTTCCTATGATTATTTTATCGCCGACCACGCGCCCTCTTTCATATCGAGAACGACGTCATTATCGGGCGGTTCGAGATCAACACGGAGATTCTCGATCACATACTTCTGGTTATTGAATACGATTCCCCCCCACAGGCTAAGCCCGTCGATCTTCGCTTCATACTTCGCATTGGTATCCTCGCCCGCGTAATGCATCACGAATGCTTCCGCGACATACGGGGTAATCTGCTGAGCTTCCCCGTCGTCTACCCCGTACTTTTTCAGCTTATGATAGATCAGCGATGATAGACCCTCGGTCACATATTTCTTCGAGTATGCCACCAGATCGCCGTCAAACTCCGGGATATCTTTGATATGCAGCGTATTGACCGTCATCTTCTGATTAGCGCCGATCCCGACTACGCGGATCGGGCACGGATAGGTCACAAGCGACCCGGTCTCGATATCGTAGAGGAAATTCCCGTTATCGAAACGTTTCAGCGTGATATCGTTGGCATGATAGTGCCCGGTGAACACCATACGGACATGGTACGCGGCGAGCATTTTTGAAATATCGGAGTAATCGTCGATAATGTACTCAGGGTGTAGTTGCTCCTGCCCGTTCCAATGCGGCATCGCGCCGTGGTGCATGACCGCGATTACCGCTTTATCGTTCACTACCGCATCATGGAGAATTTTTTCTATCCAGTCCAGTTCGGGCTGGGTCAGCTTGCCGGGAGTAACCGGGGTGCCGAGCTTATAGTTGTCCTTATGATCGGTAGAATCGATACATAATAGCCACAGGCCGGGAACCGGTTCGGCCACATACGATAGGGAATTGGTATCCCGGTTGAAGGCCTCCAAATACCCGTACTGTCCATATATCCGCTCGAATTCCTTATCGTTGATCGAGTCGACCTTCGCCGTATTCGACCCGTCATAGCTGACCGCGTCGGGATTATTGATATCGTGGTTGCCCGGTACTACATACACCGCTTTCCCCGAGGCCTCTATCTCCGCGAGATACTCCGCGACTTTCTCATGGCATACCTTTTCGCCGTCCTTGGTCAGGTCGCCGGAAACTATCACAAACGTCGCGGGAGACTGCTTGATGATCTCGATTGCCGCCTGCAGGAGACTGCCGCTGAGTGTCAGGAGTTTCCTGTCTTCCATCAGGTAGTTCGAATAAGCCTGACCCGACGTCCCGAGGGATTTATCGAAGTAATGCAGGTCGCTCATCGTGATAAACTTCGCTTCCGGGAACGCCGCGGCCGGTTTCGTCAGGAACTCGGTCTCGTTGACATATTTATACACCAACTTCTTCCCGCATCCCGCCAGCATAGCGAGCATCGCGAGCATTCCGATTAACCCCATTATCCCGAGTAATCCTTTCTTCATTCCTTCCTCCGTATAGTGTATAAAAATCTATTTCTTGCCCTTCATATAATCGGTCACAATAATATATACTCCCGCGCCGAATCCCGCCATCGGAATCGCGCCCTGATAGGACTGGTTTTTCTGCTCGAGGAGTTCGGGTATCAGGTAAAAGTTCGCCTTCGCGTTATCGACAATCCACCGGACTATCTCGTACGCGCGCGCCGTGTTCCCCATCGAGTAGTACGCGACCGCGATGCGCAAATCGACCATCACCCATTCCTGGAAATCGTACCATGTATTATCGTCGTTGCGGAAAAAGCCCGGGGACTTCGCCATCTTGAGGTATTTTTCGATCGCATCGAGAGTCGTCTGAGCAACCTTTTTATCGACCATCCCGAAGTTGACCGCTTCGATTACCGCCGCGTCCATATACTTGTTAATGCCGTTGGCTTTCTCCTCGAGATTGACGACTATCACGTCATCGACGATAAAGTTTTTAAGGAACCCCGCCTTAATCTCCTTAGCCTTCTCCAGGTAGAACTTCTGGTCTTTCTTATCGGTCGAAATTTTCGCGAACTGGGTCAACCCGTTATAGGCGTTGATAGTCGAGTACGCGAAATGCTTCTTGCCGTCCACACCCTTCTCGGGCTCCCAGTGCCGTTCCCATATCGACGAATCGGGCTTGAGGTAACCGTCGGTCTCCATCAGCGAGACCAGCACGTCGGCGATCAGTTCCTTCGCGACAGAGTAGTACTTTTTCAGGAAGGCCTTGTCTTTACCGGCCTGCACATATTCCGAGAACGCCCACAGGAACAGGCCGAAGTCGTCCCATTCGAGGTTAGGCCCTGACTGGTTCAGATCGCTTTCCTCGTCGCCGTTCCCGTAAT
The nucleotide sequence above comes from Brevinematales bacterium. Encoded proteins:
- a CDS encoding prolipoprotein diacylglyceryl transferase, whose product is MFAFLHQPVINPVILPITESFAIRWYSMMYVVGFLLAYLFYKHYIKKGVIKMKIEEMGDILFVVILGVLVGGRLGYILFYNLGYYIQNPLEIFMVWKGGMSFHGGFIFSMLAAWIYMRVKKKNFLDLADVFLVPLPLALFFGRWGNFVNGELWGNATDAPWGMLFGPKPEIGNPGPSLYSTSEAWVVAMARKVGIPIQPGQTQINLPRHPSQIYEMLMEGLILFTVMFLVFKLVKNKPRGLMLSIFLTGYGLARFVAENFRQPDAQLGYLFGDWLTMGMILSLPMLLLGIIGIILSIKFNRRNELWGS
- a CDS encoding metallophosphoesterase; protein product: MKKGLLGIMGLIGMLAMLAMLAGCGKKLVYKYVNETEFLTKPAAAFPEAKFITMSDLHYFDKSLGTSGQAYSNYLMEDRKLLTLSGSLLQAAIEIIKQSPATFVIVSGDLTKDGEKVCHEKVAEYLAEIEASGKAVYVVPGNHDINNPDAVSYDGSNTAKVDSINDKEFERIYGQYGYLEAFNRDTNSLSYVAEPVPGLWLLCIDSTDHKDNYKLGTPVTPGKLTQPELDWIEKILHDAVVNDKAVIAVMHHGAMPHWNGQEQLHPEYIIDDYSDISKMLAAYHVRMVFTGHYHANDITLKRFDNGNFLYDIETGSLVTYPCPIRVVGIGANQKMTVNTLHIKDIPEFDGDLVAYSKKYVTEGLSSLIYHKLKKYGVDDGEAQQITPYVAEAFVMHYAGEDTNAKYEAKIDGLSLWGGIVFNNQKYVIENLRVDLEPPDNDVVLDMKEGAWSAIK